A genomic segment from Malus domestica chromosome 05, GDT2T_hap1 encodes:
- the LOC103435169 gene encoding CBL-interacting protein kinase 23-like isoform X1, giving the protein MASRSNTGSRTRVGRYELGRTLGEGNFAKVKFARNVETGENFAIKVLDKEKVLKHKMIGQIKREISTMKLIRHPNVIRMYEVMASKTKIYIVLEFVTGGELFDKIASKGRLKEDEARKYFQQLINAVDYCHSRGVFHRDLKPENLLLDVSGTLKVSDFGLSALPQQVREDGLLHTTCGTPNYVAPEVINNKGYDGAKADLWSCGVILFVLMAGYLPFEDSNLMSLYKKIFKAEFKCPPWFSSSAKKLIKRILDPNPMTRITIAEVIENEWFKKGYKPPSFEQVDVSLDDVDSIFNESGDSQNLVVERREERNVAPVTMNAFELISTSQGLNLNSLFEKQMDLVKRETRFTSKRPANEIISKIEEAAAPLGFGVKKNNFKLKLQGEKTGRKGHLSVATEIFEVAPSLYMVEVRKSGGDTLEFHNFYKNLSTGLKDIVWKSADESRKEADGGAGASAGAGANAGAGAGAGAGAGAGAGAGAGAGAGAGAGAGAGAGAGAGARAGAGAGAGAGVVPSRKRTHSFVFSAFEKEYCGGKSTEAMREEVISSGGNVDPAPAASSAGASSPTVPANVGSVDGSIHGQGSKGASISCVGSQPPMTSLSTSAGGGGGGSSVFGSSRLSCRPWERGDLLRRLATFKPSNWFSKPKVISSLACARRGWVNVDVDKIACESCGASLGFALLPSWTPDEVQNAGDAFVKQLDSDHKVACPWRGNSCPESLVQFPPTPQSALIGGYKDRCDGLLQFHSLPKVAASAIEQMLVSRGPQVDRFLMAGEVDFKPESIPEQESSRDGSICLYSRAQKLISLCGWEPRWLLNAQDCEEHSAQSARNGYSLGPTYAQVHLSQEPGPSKKAVSASARKDAGKSKVLVKESRRDPRSPLLDCSLCGATVRILDFLTIPRPTRFTPNNIDLPDTSKKLGFTRGASAASGISGWVSADDAEKGQTEDRDEVATTTEGKTDVDLNLTMGGGFTFNRFGRPEMSENIQDGDMGRDLMIGQPAGSEVGDRAASYESRGPSSRKRSLEIGGSSVDRPHLRTQHTDSVEGTVIDRDGDEVTDGGQYSAGPSKRARDSDMFDTYCSSGAGPSHSMGIDIYADANRVASFPQGSDQFGIHSNMDSARASSVIAMDTICHGTDDDSMESVENYPGDVDDVHFPTSSTYGNLDMNDTSELNYSNQAQQSVGFQPVADAVLGEMGVSSTNDGEEIFNTETVTAQARDGISFGISGGSVGMCASHEAEIHGADVSVHRADSVVGDVEPRTEDAENQGQTGESAPDPGLMDEIVPDEINREDPHGDSQEMLSRSVGRADSGSKIDGSTKAESVESGEKISQSFKLENSARPSLSCNANVFSNYRTTKKEVENTGKSSFTNNCVYQESEYAVANGLGPPKGESNYEEPMEFDPIGHHNQFCPWVNGNVAAAGSSVCGSGTSADAVALCGWQLTLDALDALRSLGQDAIQTLQSESAASLYKDDHQTPSQKLLRDHSISRSQGQY; this is encoded by the exons GACCTAAAG CCAGAGAATTTGCTGCTAGATGTTAGCGGGACTCTTAAAGTTTCAGATTTTGGATTGAGTGCCCTACCTCAGCAAGTGCGA GAAGATGGATTGCTTCACACAACATGTGGAACACCAAATTACGTTGCCCCTGAG GTAATCAACAACAAAGGGTATGATGGAGCGAAAGCAGATTTATGGTCTTGTGGTGTGATTCTTTTCGTCTTAATGGCTGGGTATTTGCCTTTTGAAGATTCCAACctcatgtcattatacaaaaag ATATTTAAGGCTGAGTTCAAATGTCCTCCATGGTTCTCCTCGAGTGCAAAGAAGCTAATCAAGAGAATCTTGGATCCTAACCCCATGACA AGAATTACAATTGCTGAGGTCATTGAGAATGAGTGGTTTAAGAAAGGATATAAGCCACCTAGTTTTGAACAAGTTGATGTCAGTCTTGATGATGTGGATTCTATATTCAATGAATCAGGG GATTCTCAGAACCTTGTAGTGGAGAGGCGAGAAGAGCGGAATGTGGCACCTGTCACAATGAATGCCTTTGAGCTTATCTCTACATCCCAGGGCCTGAATCTCAATAGTCTCTTTGAGAAACAAATG GATCTTGTTAAACGAGAAACAAGGTTCACATCCAAACGTCCTGCAAATGAGATAATTTCTAAAATTGAGGAAGCTGCAGCACCTTTGGGATTTGGGGTAAAGAAAAATAACTTCAAG TTGAAGCTGCAAGGTGAAAAAACGGGACGTAAAGGCCATTTATCCGTTGCAACAGAG ATTTTTGAGGTGGCCCCCTCACTCTACATGGTTGAGGTTCGCAAGTCCGGGGGAGACACTCTGGAATTTCACAAT TTCTACAAAAACCTGTCGACGGGGCTGAAGGATATAGTCTGGAAATCAGCAGATGAATCAAGGAAGGAAGCAGATGGTG GTGCAGGTGCAAGTGCAGGTGCTGGTGCAAATGCAGGTGCTGGTGCTGGTGCTGGTGCAGGTGCAGGTGCTGGTGCAGGTGCAGGTGCTGGTGCTGGTGCAGGTGCTGGTGCTGGTGCTGGTGCTGGTGCTGGTGCAGGTGCAGGTGCTCGTGCTGGTGCTGGTGCTGGTGCTGGTGCAGGTGTTGTGCCATCTAGA AAACGCACGCACTCTTTCGTATTCTCTGCTTTCGAAAAAGAATATTGTGGGGGAAAATCAACAGAAGCAATGAGGGAGGAGGTCATCAGCTCCGGAGGGAACGTTGATCCTGCTCCTGCTGCCAG TTCGGCGGGGGCATCATCGCCAACTGTTCCGGCAAATGTGGGCAGTGTGGATGGGTCGATTCATGGACAAGGCTCTAAAGGAGCATCTATATCTTGTGTTGGTTCGCAACCCCCGATGACCTCTTTGAGCACCAGTGCTGGAGGAGGTGGTGGGGGTAGCTCTGTTTTCGGATCATCAAGACTGTCGTGTAGACCTTGGGAAAGAGGGGACTTACTGCGCCGCTTGGCTACTTTTAAACCATCAAATTGGTTTTCGAAGCCCAAG GTCATCAGTTCACTGGCATGTGCTCGGAGAGGTTGGGTGAATGTTGATGTTGATAAAATTGCATGTGAATCATGCGGCGCATCCCTTGGTTTTGCTTTGTTGCCATCTTGGACTCCTGATGAAG TTCAAAATGCGGGGGATGCCTTTGTAAAGCAGCTGGATTCCGATCACAAAGTTGCTTGTCCTTGGAGAGGAAACAGCTGCCCCGAAAGCCTGGTGCAATTCCCCCCTACCCCTCAGTCTGCTTTAATTGGGGGATATAAGGATAGATGTGATGGACTTTTGCAATTCCACTCTCTACCTAAGGTAGCTGCATCTGCAATTGAGCAAATGTTGGTTTCTCGGGGTCCGCAGGTTGATCGCTTTCTTATGGCAGGGGAAGTAGATTTTAAACCAGAAAGTATACCAGAACAGGAAAGCTCCCGAGATGGATCAATCTGTTTATATTCTCGT GCTCAGAAGCTTATAAGTCTTTGCGGATGGGAACCAAGATGGCTTTTAAACGCGCAAGACTGTGAAGAACATTCTGCCCAATCAGCTAGAAATGGATATTCTCTCGGGCCGACATATGCCCAGGTCCATCTTTCACAAGAACCTGGACCAAGCAAGAAAGCAGTCTCTGCTTCTGCTAGAAAAGATGCTGGAAAGAGTAAAGTGTTGGTTAAGGAATCTAGACGTGATCCCAGATCACCTTTACTAGATTGCAGCTTATGTGGGGCTACAGTTAGAATATTGGATTTCTTAACCATTCCTCGACCTACGCGATTTACTCCCAATAACATTGATCTTCCTGACACAAGCAAAAAATTGGGATTTACACGTGGCGCAAGTGCAGCCAGTGGAATTAGTGGTTGGGTTTCTGCTGATGATGCTGAGAAAGGCCAAACTGAAGACCGTGACGAAGTAGCAACAACAACTGAGGGAAAAACGGATGTTGATTTGAATCTTACTATGGGAGGGGGTTTTACTTTTAATCGGTTTGGCAGACCAGAAATGTCTGAAAACATTCAGGATGGAGATATGGGGAGGGATCTGATGATTGGGCAACCTGCAGGCAGCGAGGTTGGTGATCGAGCCGCTTCATATGAATCAAGGGGTCCCAGTTCTCGTAAGCGGAGTTTGGAAATAGGAGGCAGTTCTGTTGATAGGCCTCATTTAAGGACGCAGCACACTGATAGTGTTGAAGGAACTGTCATTGATCGTGATGGTGATGAAGTTACAGATGGTGGACAATACTCAGCTGGGCCTTCAAAACGTGCTCGTGATTCAGATATGTTCGATACGTACTGTTCCTCTGGTGCTGGTCCCAGTCATTCAATGGGTATTGATATTTACGCTGATGCTAATAGAGTTGCTTCATTTCCGCAAGGTAGCGACCAATTTGGAATCCATTCAAATATGGATTCAGCACGTGCATCTTCAGTCATTGCAATGGATACAATCTGTCATGGCACAGATGATGACTCTATGGAAAGTGTTGAAAATTATCCAGGAGATGTTGATGATGTTCATTTCCCCACTTCTAGTACATATGGAAATCTGGACATGAATGATACATCAGAATTGAATTACAGTAATCAAGCTCAGCAAAGCGTTGGTTTTCAACCTGTGGCTGATGCAGTTCTTGGGGAAATGGGTGTTAGTAGTACAAATGATGGGGAGGAAATTTTTAACACAGAAACTGTGACAGCTCAGGCCAGGGATGGTATTAGTTTCGGGATTAGTGGCGGAAGTGTTGGAATGTGTGCTAGTCATGAAGCTGAGATTCATGGTGCTGATGTATCTGTCCATAGAGCAGATAGTGTAGTTGGAGATGTGGAACCTAGAACAGAAGATGCTGAAAATCAGGGCCAGACAGGTGAATCTGCCCCAGATCCTGGACTAATGGATGAAATTGTCCCTGATGAAATAAATAGGGAAGATCCCCATGGTGATAGCCAGGAGATGCTGTCTCGATCTGTGGGGAGGGCTGATAGTGGCTCAAAGATTGATGGTTCTACTAAGGCTGAATCTGTGGAAAGTGGTGAAAAGATTAGTCAAAGCTTCAAGCTAGAGAACAGTGCCCGCCCTTCTCTTTCATGCAATGCTAATGTCTTCTCCAATTACAGAACAACCAAGAAGGAGGTTGAAAATACTGGCAAATCTTCATTTACGAACAATTGTGTGTACCAAGAATCAGAGTATGCTGTTGCCAACGGGCTAg GACCTCCAAAAGGTGAAAGCAATTATGAAGAACCTATGGAATTTGATCCAATTGGCCATCACAACCAATTCTGCCCCTGGGTCAATGGGAATGTTGCTGCCGCTGGCAGTAGTGTCTGTGGTTCTGGTACCAGTGCTGATGCTGTTGCACTTTGTGGTTGGCAGCTAACCTTAGATGCCCTTGATGCTCTGCGTTCGCTGGGGCAGGATGCTATTCAGACATTACAGTCCGAGTCAGCAGCATCTTTATACAAG GATGATCACCAAACCCCTAGCCAGAAACTCCTTCGCGACCACTCTATAAGTCGAAGCCAGGGGCAATATTGA